The Saprospiraceae bacterium genome window below encodes:
- a CDS encoding site-specific DNA-methyltransferase, whose amino-acid sequence MNTIFQGDCLDILKTLDENSLESVVTDPPYELGFMGKKWDNTGIAYNVEMWKECLRVLKPGGYLLSFGGTRTYHRMTVAIEDAGFEIRDMIEWVYGSGFPKSLNIGKAVDKLQGNEREFVSKNPANRPYNLTKGETSTGWQSPPRPDKDKGTSEWEGWGTALKPAHEPICMARKPLSEKTVAENVLKWGTGGINIDESRVGMSQEDKEMLDAKASINNNGVNFDVGEGKAKGTATPANNLGRFPANLIHDNSEEVRECFPETGVSKGGNVGVLNNKVYGKYGTEKNNDGCGFGDSGNASRFFKSIIYTAKASKSERNKGCEDMEDKDRIDYGGFHSEKGLIENNRNPENRLPNKNNHPTVKPLALMEYLIKMVTPKGGTVLDPFMGSGTTGIACKMNGYNFIGIELDEEYVKIAEARLAQQVLI is encoded by the coding sequence ATGAATACAATTTTTCAAGGTGATTGTTTAGATATATTAAAAACGCTAGATGAGAACTCGCTAGAGAGTGTTGTAACCGATCCACCCTACGAGCTTGGTTTTATGGGTAAGAAGTGGGACAACACAGGTATTGCTTACAATGTTGAGATGTGGAAAGAGTGCCTTAGGGTGCTAAAGCCTGGTGGATACTTATTATCTTTTGGTGGTACAAGAACTTACCACAGAATGACAGTAGCTATTGAAGATGCAGGATTTGAGATAAGAGATATGATTGAATGGGTGTATGGGTCGGGCTTCCCGAAAAGTTTGAATATAGGTAAGGCAGTAGATAAGTTGCAGGGGAATGAGAGGGAATTTGTTTCTAAAAATCCTGCGAACCGACCATACAATTTGACTAAAGGAGAAACATCAACAGGATGGCAATCTCCACCAAGACCAGACAAAGATAAGGGTACTTCCGAATGGGAAGGCTGGGGAACTGCTCTTAAACCAGCACACGAACCTATTTGTATGGCACGAAAACCTTTGTCAGAAAAGACGGTAGCCGAGAACGTATTAAAGTGGGGAACAGGTGGAATAAATATAGATGAGAGTAGGGTGGGAATGTCGCAAGAAGATAAGGAAATGTTAGATGCAAAGGCAAGCATAAATAATAATGGAGTAAATTTTGATGTTGGAGAAGGTAAAGCAAAAGGCACAGCAACACCAGCAAATAATTTGGGTCGCTTCCCTGCCAACCTAATCCACGACAACAGCGAAGAAGTAAGAGAGTGTTTTCCTGAGACGGGAGTTTCAAAAGGTGGAAATGTAGGCGTGTTGAATAATAAAGTCTATGGTAAATATGGAACAGAGAAAAATAATGATGGTTGTGGTTTTGGAGATTCGGGCAACGCCTCTCGTTTCTTCAAATCAATAATCTATACAGCAAAGGCAAGTAAGAGTGAGAGGAATAAGGGGTGTGAGGATATGGAGGACAAGGATAGAATTGACTATGGAGGGTTTCACAGTGAAAAGGGTTTGATAGAGAATAATAGAAATCCTGAAAATAGATTACCAAACAAAAACAACCATCCAACAGTTAAGCCTCTTGCCCTTATGGAATATCTAATCAAAATGGTAACGCCTAAGGGCGGAACAGTCCTTGATCCTTTTATGGGAAGTGGCACTACAGGAATAGCCTGTAAAATGAACGGATATAATTTCATAGGCATAGAGCTAGACGAAGAATATGTAAAGATAGCAGAGGCAAGACTGGCACAGCAAGTGTTAATTTAA
- a CDS encoding co-chaperone GroES, with the protein MIKPTENYILIKVEDREEKTESGIYLPETKTDVHQQGEVVQGDKYKAGDIVIFRRWSGEDITYNNKKYLLVHKKDVLATV; encoded by the coding sequence ATGATAAAGCCAACAGAAAATTACATACTAATTAAAGTAGAGGACAGAGAAGAAAAAACTGAGTCGGGTATATATTTGCCAGAAACAAAAACCGATGTGCATCAACAAGGTGAAGTTGTGCAAGGGGATAAATATAAAGCTGGTGACATAGTAATTTTCAGACGCTGGTCTGGTGAGGACATAACATACAATAACAAAAAATATTTGCTAGTACATAAAAAGGATGTTTTAGCAACTGTTTAA
- a CDS encoding helix-turn-helix domain-containing protein, with amino-acid sequence MTKIKDMFLTLDEAADILRTNRRHIKRMVEAGILRAKNIGIGEERSFLRILKEDVTSVKNGNFTKK; translated from the coding sequence ATGACCAAGATTAAAGATATGTTTTTAACATTAGACGAAGCAGCCGATATTCTTAGAACCAACAGAAGACATATTAAGCGTATGGTTGAAGCTGGAATATTGAGAGCTAAAAATATTGGAATAGGTGAAGAGCGTAGCTTTCTGAGAATTTTGAAAGAAGATGTGACTAGCGTAAAAAATGGGAATTTTACCAAAAAGTGA